The Calonectris borealis chromosome 13, bCalBor7.hap1.2, whole genome shotgun sequence genome contains a region encoding:
- the RBMX gene encoding RNA-binding motif protein, X chromosome, giving the protein MVEADRPGKLFIGGLNTETNEKALEAVFGKYGRIVEVLLMKDRETNKSRGFAFVTFESPADAKDAARDMNGKSLDGKAIKVEQATKPSFESGGRRGPPPPPRSRGPPRGLRGARGGSGARGPPSRGSHLGSSRGPLPMKRGPPPRSGGPPPKRSAPSGPVRSSSMGGRAPVSRGRDSYGGPPRREPMPSRRDVYMSPRDDGYSTKDGYSSRDYPSSRDTRDYAPPPRDYAYRDYGHSSSRDEYPSRGYSDRDGYGGGRDRDYSDHPSGGSYRDSYESYGNSRSAPPARGPPPSYGGSSRYDDYGSTRDGYGSRESYSSSRSDVYSSGRDRVGRQDRGLPPSMERGYPPPRDSYSSSSRGAPRGGGRGGSRSDRGGGRSRY; this is encoded by the exons ATGGTTGAAGCAGATCGTCCTGGGAAGCTGTTCATTGGGGGCCTGAACACAGAGACTAATGAAAAAGCCCTTGAGGCTGTATTCGGCAAATATGGACGCATTGtggaag tgcttttgATGAAAGATCGTGAAACCAACAAGTCCAGAGGATTTGCGTTTGTCACATTTGAGAGTCCAGCAGATGCAAAAGATGCTGCCAGAGATATGAACGGGAAG TCATTAGATGGGAAAGCAATTAAAGTGGAACAAGCAACCAAGCCATCCTTTGAAAGTGGTGGTAGGCGTGGGCCGCCACCCCCTCCACGAAGCAGAGGTCCTCCCAGGGGCCTTAGAGGCGCAAGAGGCGGAAGTGGCGCGAGAGGACCACCTTCAAGAGGGAGTCACTTGG GGTCTTCTCGAGGGCCACTTCCCATGAAGAGAGGTCCACCTCCACGAAGTGGAGGCCCTCCACCTAAAAGATCTGCACCTTCAGGACCGGTGCGTAGCAGTAGTATGGGAGGAAGAG CTCCTGTGTCACGTGGAAGAGACAGTTACGGTGGTCCTCCACGCAGAGAACCAATGCCATCACGAAGAGATGTCTACATGTCTCCAAGAGATGATGGCTATAGCACTAAAGACGG TTATTCAAGCAGAGATTATCCCAGTTCCAGGGATACACGAGACTACGCACCACCTCCACGAGACTACGCGTATCGTGATTATGGTCATTCCAGTTCACGTGACGAATACCCCTCTAGGGGATATAG TGATCGTGATGGATACGGTGGCGGACGCGACAGAGACTACTCGGATCATCCAAGTGGAGGCTCCTACAGAGATTCATATGAGAGTTATG GTAACTCACGTAGTGCTCCACCTGCACGAGGGCCCCCGCCATCTTATGGTGGAAGCAGTCGATATGATGATTACGGCAGCACACGAGATGGATATGGAAGCCGAGAAAGTTACTCAAGCAGCAGAAGTGATGTCTACTCAAGTGGCCGTGATCGTGTTGGAAGACAAGACAGGGGTCTTCCCCCATCCATGGAAAGGGGCTATCCACCTCCTCGTGATTCTTACAGTAGTTCAAGCCGCGGAGCACCTAGAGGTGGTGGCCGTGGTGGAAGCAGATCCGATAGAGGTGGAGGCAGAAGCAGATACTAA